CAAGCGGAAGGTCACGGAGGCGCTGGTACGCCGGTTCGCCGGGCAGCAGACCCTCGTCATCGGCCAGTACATCGACCAGCTCGACGAGCTGGGCGAGCATCTGAACGCGCCCGTCATCAAGGGCGAGACCTCCAACGCCCAGCGCGAGAAGCTCTTCGACGCCTTCCGCGAGGGCGAGATCAGCGTGCTGGTGGTGTCGAAGGTCGCGAACTTCTCCATCGACCTGCCGGAGGCGACGGTCGCGATCCAGGTGTCCGGCACCTTCGGTTCGCGGCAGGAGGAGGCGCAGCGGCTGGGGCGGGTGCTGCGGCCGAAGGCCGACGGCCACCAGGCCCACTTCTACTCGGTGGTCGCCCGGGACACCATCGACCAGGACTTCGCCGCCCACCGGCAGCGGTTCCTGGCGGAGCAGGGGTACGCCTACCGGATCGTGGACGCGGACGAACTCCTGGCGGAGGGCTGAGGCCCGCCCTCAGGGCGCGGGCAGGGTGAACACCAGCAGCAGCACGAACAGCGCCGGGAGCAGGGTGGCGACGGCGGCGAGGACACGGACGGGCAGCCAGCGCAGCTTCCAGGGCAGGGCCCAGGCGGTGGCGAGCGCGGCGAGGGTGGGCAGGATGCCGTAGTCGAGGGTGCCGTAGATCAGGTCCAGGCGGGTGGTGAGCGCCGACGAGCAGTCGTCAGGGCCGCAGGCGTCCGTCGCCATGGCGGACAGGCCGCCGAAGAACAGTGCCACGGGGCCCAGGAACACCAGGAGAACCGTCGCGACCAGCGGCGGGATCCAGGCCCTGGGGTCCCGCCCGGCCGGGTCCGGCGAGGCCGGGGGCTGTGCCGCGAAGTGCTGTGTGGTCATACGAGCAGTGAACCGGGGCGCGGGACGGCGGGGCACCGGTACGGATACTCATCCCACGCGTGGCCACCTACTCAGGTGGTCCCGCGGATCACCTGCGGCGGACGCCCGCTTCCTCGCCGTACTCGCCGAGTATGACGACGTCGAAGGCGGCGCCGGCGAAGACGCGGATGGCGCGGAGGGCGTTGCCGAGGCGGTGGGTGCCGTGGAGGTCGGAGACGGGGGTCGCACCGGACGGGCGACCGGGGGCTGGGGTGATGGTCGCTGCACTCATGTGTCCATGGTGTCGTCCCGGACATAAGGAGAGCATCGGCCCAAGGTCCCCACTTGCTGTGATACCTGGGTACCCCCCGTGGGTGAAGGCGTCCACCCGGGGATGGAAGGGCGAACCCCTAGGGGGAGCCGGGGACCGGGCCGGTACCCCCGGAAAAACGGTTGGCCACCGCAGCGCCCCCTCGCCTAAAATCTCCGCTCTTGCCCGCCTCCCTCGACGGAGCGCCGCCGACCGGACGGAAACCGGCCGGCATCTCGCAGCAGCAGTCACCCGACCCGCGGCACCTTCGGAGGCACCCCCTTGTCCACGTCCGTCGACGACCCCGCGCCCCTGGACGACCCCCTCTCCCGCGAGCGCGCCCACCTCGCCGGATCCCGTGCGGCGCTGCGCGCCATGCGCGAGGACGTCGAGTCGCTGGACATCCGCGACGTCACCGCGAACTGGGTCAACGCCGAGGTCCTGGCCCGCCAGATCGACGAGCGGATCAAGGCGCTGGCCGACCTCAGCGACACCCCGCTGTTCTTCGGCCGCCTGGACTACCTGCACGCTCCGGGCGCGGACCGGGCCGAGGGCGCGGAGGGTGAGCGCTTCTACATCGGGCGCCGGCACGTGCACGACCACGACGGCGACCCGATGGTCATCGACTGGCGGGCGCCGGTGTCGCAGCCGTTCTACCGGGCGTCCAAGAAGGACCCGATGGACATCGCGCTGCGCCGCCGCTTCGGCTACACGCGCGGCGACATCACCGCGTACGAGGACGAGCACCTCTCCGACCCGGCGGAGGCGGCGCGCACCAGCAAGCTGCTCCAGCAGGAGATCGAGCGTCCGCGCGTCGGCCCGATGCGGGACATCGTGGCCACCATCCAGCCGGAGCAGGACGAGATCGTGCGGTCCGGACTCGGCGGCACGGTGTGCGTGCAGGGCGGCCCGGGCACCGGGAAGACGGCCGTGGGCCTGCACCGGGTCGCCTACCTGCTGTACGCCCACCGCGAGCGCCTCGCCCGCACCGGCACGCTCGTCATCGGGCCCAACCGGTCCTTCCTGCACTACATCGAGCAAGTGCTGCCCGCGCTGGGCGAGTTGACCGTGCAGCAGGCGACGGTGGACGACCTGGTGGCGCAGGTGGAGGTGCGCGGGACGGACGACGCGGCGGCCGCGGTCGTCAAGGGCGACGCGCGGATGGCCGAGGTGCTGCGGCGGGCCGTGTATTCGCACGTGACCATGCCGGACGAGCCGGTGGTCGTGGTGCGCGGCTCGCGCCGCTGGCGGGTCCCGGCGTACGAACTGCAGGACATCGTGCGTGAGTTGCTGAACCGGGACATCCGTTACGGCGCCGCCCGTGAGGCCCTTCCGCAGCGCATCGCGCACGCGGTGCTGGTGCAGATGGAGCGCTCCGGTGAGGCGCCGGACGACCGGGTGCAGGACGCGGTGGCCCGCAACGCGGCGGTGAAGGCGGCGGTGAAGCAGATCTGGCCGCCGGTCGACCCGGCGAAGCTGGTGCTGCGGCTGCTGACCGACGCGGACTTCCTGGCGGAGCACGCGGAGGGCGTCCTGGCCGAGGAGGAGCGCAAGACGATCCTGTGGGCGAAGCCGGTGCGCAGCGTCAAGGCCGCCAGGTGGTCCGCGGCGGACGCGGTGCTGATCGACGAGACGACGGACATCGTCCAGCGCACCCACTCCCTCGGCCATGTGGTCCTGGACGAGGCGCAGGACCTGTCCCCCATGCAGTACCGCGCCGTCGGCCGCCGCTGCACCACGGGCTCGGCGACGGTCCTCGGCGACCTGGCGCAGGGCACCACGCCCTGGGCGACCCGGAGTTGGGACGAGGCCCTGGCGCACCTGGGCAAGGCCGACGGGGTGATCGAGGAGCTG
The sequence above is drawn from the Streptomyces sp. SLBN-31 genome and encodes:
- a CDS encoding UvrD-helicase domain-containing protein, whose amino-acid sequence is MSTSVDDPAPLDDPLSRERAHLAGSRAALRAMREDVESLDIRDVTANWVNAEVLARQIDERIKALADLSDTPLFFGRLDYLHAPGADRAEGAEGERFYIGRRHVHDHDGDPMVIDWRAPVSQPFYRASKKDPMDIALRRRFGYTRGDITAYEDEHLSDPAEAARTSKLLQQEIERPRVGPMRDIVATIQPEQDEIVRSGLGGTVCVQGGPGTGKTAVGLHRVAYLLYAHRERLARTGTLVIGPNRSFLHYIEQVLPALGELTVQQATVDDLVAQVEVRGTDDAAAAVVKGDARMAEVLRRAVYSHVTMPDEPVVVVRGSRRWRVPAYELQDIVRELLNRDIRYGAAREALPQRIAHAVLVQMERSGEAPDDRVQDAVARNAAVKAAVKQIWPPVDPAKLVLRLLTDADFLAEHAEGVLAEEERKTILWAKPVRSVKAARWSAADAVLIDETTDIVQRTHSLGHVVLDEAQDLSPMQYRAVGRRCTTGSATVLGDLAQGTTPWATRSWDEALAHLGKADGVIEELTAGFRVPTDVITYASRLLPHIAPGLAPVASVRENPGFFDLRTVAATDEVVAACSELLRNEGSTGLIAADARVPALAEALTAAGIGHLAPGEETTAETRLTLVPASLAKGLEYDYVVLDEPQAVVDGEPDERTGLRRLYVTLTRAVSGLIVTHAAPLPPQLEG